One window of the Pseudomonas knackmussii B13 genome contains the following:
- a CDS encoding GGDEF domain-containing protein codes for MEEKGKVSGDYEEVLLALLHSRAEAERLKEREQLFSALLASVNAVLWAFDWQQQRMVYVSPAYERIFGRSAALLLADFSEWRDSIYPDDLDYAQSSFDQVIERGAVEQREYRILRADGEVRWLSDKCFISQHSDAGLPLMVVGIAEDITDKKHLENELHRLATTDVLTQSSNRRYFFDNAEQAFNDCQRAGAPLAFLLLDVDDFKKINDRYGHQVGDRVLQKIAQCASGALRRGDLFGRIGGEEFAVLLPGCDQGTARQIGERLLREVQRLRFNEGDQAFGVTVSQGMTLLRAGDENLSSLYGRADSALYQAKRNGKDRIEQA; via the coding sequence ATGGAAGAGAAGGGCAAGGTGTCGGGCGATTACGAGGAGGTGCTGCTGGCGCTGCTGCATAGCCGTGCCGAAGCCGAACGACTCAAGGAACGCGAGCAACTGTTCAGCGCGCTGCTGGCCAGCGTGAATGCCGTGCTCTGGGCATTCGACTGGCAGCAGCAGCGCATGGTCTACGTCAGCCCGGCGTACGAGCGCATCTTCGGTCGCTCCGCGGCGCTGCTGCTGGCGGATTTCAGCGAGTGGCGCGACTCCATCTACCCCGACGACCTGGACTATGCGCAGAGCAGCTTCGACCAGGTGATCGAGCGCGGTGCGGTGGAGCAGCGCGAGTACCGCATCCTGCGCGCGGACGGCGAGGTGCGCTGGCTGAGCGACAAGTGCTTCATCAGCCAGCACAGCGATGCCGGTCTGCCGCTCATGGTGGTCGGCATCGCCGAAGACATCACCGACAAGAAGCACCTGGAGAACGAGCTGCACCGCCTGGCCACCACCGACGTGCTGACCCAGAGCAGCAACCGCCGCTACTTCTTCGACAACGCCGAGCAGGCCTTCAACGACTGCCAGCGCGCCGGTGCGCCCTTGGCCTTCCTGCTGCTGGACGTCGATGACTTCAAGAAGATCAACGACCGCTATGGCCACCAGGTCGGCGACCGCGTGCTGCAGAAGATCGCCCAGTGCGCCAGCGGCGCATTGCGCCGTGGCGACCTGTTCGGGCGCATCGGCGGCGAGGAGTTCGCCGTGCTGCTGCCTGGCTGCGACCAAGGCACGGCGCGGCAGATCGGCGAGCGCCTGCTGCGCGAAGTGCAGCGCCTGCGCTTCAACGAAGGCGACCAGGCGTTCGGCGTGACGGTCAGCCAGGGCATGACCCTGCTGCGCGCCGGTGACGAGAATCTCTCCAGCCTCTACGGCCGCGCCGACTCCGCGCTGTACCAGGCCAAACGCAACGGCAAGGACCGTATCGAGCAGGCCTGA
- the desA gene encoding delta-9 fatty acid desaturase DesA: protein MWYNGFLDLPLWQLIVVTLVLTHITIVSVTVYLHRYSAHRALDLHPALQHFFRFWLWMTTGMNTREWTAIHRKHHAKCETADDPHSPVYKGLGTVLRRGAELYREEAKNEDTLRIYGKNCPEDWIERNLYSRFPLGGIALMVLIDVALFGALGLTVWAVQMAWIPVWAAGVINGLGHAVGYRNFECRDAATNLVPWGILIGGEELHNNHHTYPNSAKLSVKKWEFDMGWAWIKLFSFLRLAKVARVAPIAHRVEGKGSLDMDTAMAILNNRFQIMAQYRKLVIGPLVKQELAKADESVRHLFRRAKRLLSRETSLLEESHHARIQRLLEHSQALQVIYEKRLALQQIWAKTSANGHDMLAAIKQWVQEAEASGIQSLREFAEQLKTYSLRPAV from the coding sequence ATGTGGTACAACGGTTTCCTTGATCTGCCTCTGTGGCAATTGATTGTCGTTACGCTTGTGCTGACCCACATCACCATCGTCAGCGTAACCGTCTACCTGCACCGCTATTCGGCGCACCGCGCGCTCGACCTGCATCCGGCGCTGCAGCACTTCTTCCGCTTCTGGCTGTGGATGACCACCGGCATGAACACGCGCGAGTGGACCGCCATCCACCGTAAGCACCATGCCAAGTGCGAAACCGCCGACGACCCCCACAGCCCGGTGTACAAGGGCCTGGGCACCGTCCTGCGGCGCGGCGCCGAGCTGTATCGCGAGGAAGCAAAGAACGAAGACACCCTGCGCATCTACGGCAAGAACTGCCCGGAAGACTGGATCGAGCGCAACCTCTACAGCCGCTTCCCGCTGGGCGGAATCGCGCTGATGGTGCTGATCGACGTCGCCTTGTTCGGCGCCCTCGGCCTGACCGTTTGGGCCGTGCAGATGGCCTGGATTCCGGTTTGGGCGGCTGGTGTCATCAATGGCCTGGGCCACGCGGTCGGCTACCGCAACTTCGAGTGCCGCGACGCCGCCACCAACCTGGTGCCCTGGGGCATCCTGATCGGCGGTGAAGAGCTGCACAACAACCACCACACCTATCCCAACTCGGCGAAGCTGTCGGTGAAGAAGTGGGAGTTCGACATGGGCTGGGCCTGGATCAAGCTGTTCAGCTTCCTGCGCCTGGCCAAGGTCGCCCGCGTGGCGCCCATCGCGCACCGCGTGGAAGGCAAGGGCAGCCTGGACATGGACACCGCCATGGCCATCCTCAACAACCGTTTCCAGATCATGGCGCAGTACCGCAAGCTGGTGATCGGCCCGCTGGTGAAGCAGGAGCTGGCCAAGGCCGACGAGTCGGTCCGCCACCTGTTCCGCCGCGCCAAGCGCCTGCTGTCGCGCGAGACCAGCCTGCTGGAGGAAAGCCACCACGCGCGCATCCAGCGTCTGCTGGAACACAGCCAGGCCCTGCAGGTGATCTACGAGAAGCGCCTCGCTCTGCAGCAGATCTGGGCGAAGACCAGCGCCAACGGCCACGACATGCTCGCCGCGATCAAGCAGTGGGTGCAGGAGGCCGAGGCCAGCGGCATCCAGTCGCTGCGTGAGTTCGCCGAGCAGCTCAAGACCTACTCGCTGCGCCCGGCCGTCTGA
- a CDS encoding putative bifunctional diguanylate cyclase/phosphodiesterase — MKPHLRALQIGLSYLAAASVWILLSDDAVRLVVGSSDTEFWLLAKRFLFVSLTAGLLYLLMRRQFGHRQRAYAALMASEQRLNRALNAVEDGLWEWDLRSDRVFYSSGFARLLGLPAEELGDSKAFWCDRLHPDDREATLQAHREHLEGHSDRLDCTYRLRHADGGHRWIHSRGRAIRDTHGDPVLMTGVSRDVTRQRSLDDHLRQAAAVFEATQEGLLVTDEHGVILHINPSFQRITGYTADEVLGRNPSMLKSGLQDNDFYQRMWQTLGRDGVWCGEIWNRRKNGEVYPQWQHICAVHDDRGQLTRYVAVFSDLSSIKRSQRELDFLAHHDPLTGLPNRLLLRERIDQAIVRAGREMGSGALLLLDLDHFKHINDSLGHSAGDQVVKAVAERLRTCLDQTDTLARLGGDEFAVLLECRQPNHASSLAQRLLQSMSAPFDIQGQRVYVSASLGISLFPDDAGNVDHLLQHADAALFQAKASGRNLYAFYTPELTARARSHVEVESALRRALEQDELRVHYQPVHDLATGRPVGAEALVRWQHPQRGLVPPGEFIPVAEECGLIGALDTWVLNQACRQMRRWLDAGSELEFVAVNLSSRLFAREGIEQQVARALADSGLQARHLELEVTESAIMQNIDQSVALLQRLRDLGVQLAIDDFGTGYSSLMRLKRMPVQKLKIDQGFVAGLPGCAEDVAIACAIIALARSMGLKVVAEGIERADQATFLLSQACDYGQGYWYGRPQPPEALPLNQPAGAEPA; from the coding sequence ATGAAGCCACACCTGCGTGCCCTGCAAATCGGCCTGTCGTACCTGGCCGCCGCCTCCGTCTGGATCCTCCTGAGCGATGATGCCGTCCGTCTGGTAGTCGGGTCCTCCGACACCGAATTCTGGCTGCTCGCCAAGCGTTTTCTCTTCGTCAGTCTCACCGCCGGCCTGCTCTACCTGCTGATGCGCCGCCAGTTTGGCCACCGGCAACGGGCCTACGCGGCGCTCATGGCCAGCGAACAGCGCCTGAACCGCGCCCTGAATGCGGTGGAGGACGGGCTCTGGGAGTGGGACCTGCGCAGCGATCGGGTCTTTTATTCCTCGGGCTTCGCGAGATTGCTCGGCCTGCCCGCCGAAGAGCTGGGCGACAGCAAGGCGTTCTGGTGCGATCGCCTGCACCCCGACGACCGGGAAGCCACCCTGCAAGCCCACCGCGAACACCTCGAAGGCCACAGCGATCGGCTCGACTGCACGTACCGCCTGCGCCACGCCGATGGCGGTCATCGCTGGATCCATTCGCGCGGCCGCGCCATTCGCGACACGCACGGCGACCCCGTGCTGATGACCGGCGTCAGTCGCGACGTCACCCGCCAACGCAGCCTCGACGACCACCTGCGCCAGGCCGCCGCGGTGTTCGAAGCCACCCAGGAAGGCCTGCTGGTGACCGACGAGCACGGCGTCATCCTGCACATCAACCCGTCCTTCCAGCGCATCACCGGCTACACCGCCGATGAAGTGCTGGGGCGCAATCCGTCGATGCTCAAGTCCGGCCTGCAGGACAACGATTTCTACCAGCGCATGTGGCAAACCCTGGGCCGCGACGGCGTCTGGTGCGGGGAGATCTGGAACCGCCGCAAGAACGGCGAGGTGTATCCGCAATGGCAGCACATCTGCGCCGTGCATGACGACCGGGGGCAGCTGACCCGCTATGTGGCGGTGTTCTCCGACCTCAGCAGCATCAAGCGCTCGCAGCGTGAACTGGACTTCCTCGCTCACCACGATCCGCTGACCGGCTTGCCCAACCGCCTGCTGCTGCGCGAACGCATCGACCAGGCCATCGTCCGCGCCGGACGCGAAATGGGCAGCGGCGCCCTGCTGCTGCTCGACCTGGATCACTTCAAGCACATCAACGACAGCCTCGGCCACAGCGCCGGCGACCAGGTGGTGAAGGCCGTCGCCGAACGCCTGCGGACCTGCCTGGACCAGACCGACACCCTGGCCCGCCTGGGCGGCGACGAATTCGCCGTGCTCCTCGAATGCCGCCAGCCGAACCACGCCAGCAGCCTGGCCCAGCGCCTGCTGCAGTCGATGAGCGCGCCTTTCGACATCCAGGGCCAACGGGTCTATGTCTCGGCCAGCCTCGGCATCAGCCTGTTCCCCGACGACGCCGGCAATGTCGACCATCTGCTCCAGCACGCCGACGCCGCGCTGTTCCAGGCCAAGGCCAGCGGACGCAACTTGTACGCCTTCTACACGCCCGAACTGACTGCCCGCGCCCGTTCCCATGTGGAAGTGGAAAGCGCCCTGCGTCGCGCGCTGGAACAGGACGAGCTGCGCGTCCACTACCAGCCGGTGCACGACCTAGCCACCGGCCGCCCCGTCGGGGCCGAGGCGCTGGTGCGCTGGCAACATCCGCAACGCGGCCTGGTACCCCCGGGCGAGTTCATCCCGGTGGCCGAGGAATGCGGGCTGATCGGCGCCCTGGACACCTGGGTGCTGAACCAGGCTTGCCGGCAGATGCGTCGCTGGCTGGATGCGGGCAGCGAGCTGGAGTTCGTCGCGGTCAACCTGTCCAGCCGCCTGTTTGCCCGCGAAGGCATCGAACAGCAAGTGGCCCGCGCACTGGCCGACAGCGGCCTGCAGGCGCGCCATCTGGAGCTGGAAGTCACCGAAAGCGCGATCATGCAGAACATCGACCAGTCGGTAGCGCTGCTACAGCGCCTGCGCGATCTGGGCGTGCAGCTGGCGATCGACGACTTCGGCACCGGCTATTCCTCGCTGATGCGCCTCAAGCGCATGCCGGTGCAGAAGCTGAAGATCGACCAGGGATTCGTCGCCGGCCTGCCGGGTTGCGCCGAGGATGTAGCCATCGCCTGCGCGATCATCGCCCTCGCGCGCAGCATGGGGTTGAAGGTGGTCGCGGAGGGCATCGAACGGGCCGACCAGGCGACGTTCCTGCTCAGCCAGGCCTGCGACTACGGCCAGGGCTACTGGTATGGCCGGCCACAACCGCCGGAGGCGCTGCCGCTAAACCAGCCGGCCGGCGCAGAACCCGCCTGA
- a CDS encoding TetR/AcrR family transcriptional regulator yields the protein MRYSATHKEETRQRLLDSSAAIAKQGGFANAGVDGLMKAVGLSGGAFYNHFSSKDELFAAIVQRELMRSVERLADQRKPFDRERLMRGLTRYLNLVHVQEPAGGCAIPALGAEIARADLSVRQGAEEALLELQRAWAEVIGSEEDAWALLAQCVGALVLARMMASEESQRAIIESSRAFLQRHLEESR from the coding sequence ATGCGCTATTCAGCCACCCACAAGGAAGAAACCCGCCAGCGCCTGCTCGACAGCAGCGCGGCCATCGCCAAGCAGGGCGGTTTCGCCAATGCCGGGGTCGATGGGCTGATGAAGGCGGTGGGGTTGTCCGGTGGCGCCTTTTACAACCACTTCTCGTCCAAGGATGAGCTCTTCGCCGCCATCGTCCAGCGCGAGCTGATGCGCAGCGTCGAGCGCCTGGCCGACCAGCGCAAACCCTTCGATCGCGAGCGGCTGATGCGCGGCCTGACCCGCTACCTGAACCTCGTGCACGTGCAGGAGCCGGCGGGCGGCTGCGCCATTCCGGCGCTGGGTGCGGAGATCGCGCGCGCCGACCTGTCTGTGCGGCAGGGCGCCGAAGAGGCGCTGCTCGAGCTGCAGCGAGCCTGGGCCGAGGTGATTGGCTCCGAGGAAGATGCCTGGGCGCTGCTCGCCCAGTGCGTGGGCGCGCTGGTTCTGGCGCGGATGATGGCCAGCGAGGAAAGCCAGCGGGCGATCATCGAGTCCAGCCGCGCCTTTCTCCAGCGGCACCTGGAGGAGTCGCGGTAA
- a CDS encoding SDR family oxidoreductase → MSDNEKKVVLVIGAGDATGGAIARRFAREGYVACVTRRSADKLQPLVDSIRAEGGEAHGFASDARKEEEVIELVETIERDIGPIEAFVFNIGANVPCSILEETARKYFKIWEMACFSGFLTSQAVAKRMVKRQRGTILFTGATAGLRGAAGFAAFAGAKHGIRALAQSMARELGPMGLHVTHVVVDGAIDTDFIRDNFPERYALKDQDGILSPEHIADNYWYLHSQPRDAWTFELDLRPWIERW, encoded by the coding sequence ATGAGCGACAACGAGAAGAAAGTCGTGCTGGTCATCGGCGCCGGCGATGCCACGGGCGGTGCCATCGCCCGCCGCTTCGCCCGCGAAGGCTATGTCGCCTGCGTAACCCGGCGTTCGGCCGACAAGCTGCAGCCGCTGGTCGACAGCATTCGCGCCGAGGGCGGCGAGGCCCACGGCTTCGCCTCGGACGCGCGCAAGGAAGAAGAGGTGATCGAGCTGGTGGAAACCATCGAGCGCGACATCGGCCCGATCGAGGCCTTCGTCTTCAACATCGGTGCCAACGTGCCCTGCAGCATCCTCGAAGAGACCGCGCGCAAGTACTTCAAGATCTGGGAAATGGCCTGCTTCTCCGGCTTCCTTACCAGCCAGGCGGTGGCCAAGCGCATGGTCAAGCGCCAGCGTGGCACTATCCTCTTCACCGGTGCAACCGCCGGCCTGCGCGGCGCTGCAGGCTTTGCCGCCTTCGCCGGCGCCAAGCACGGCATCCGCGCCCTGGCCCAGAGCATGGCCCGCGAGCTCGGCCCCATGGGCCTGCATGTGACCCACGTGGTTGTCGACGGCGCCATCGACACCGACTTCATCCGCGACAACTTCCCCGAGCGCTACGCGCTGAAGGACCAGGACGGCATCCTCTCCCCCGAGCACATCGCCGATAACTACTGGTACCTGCACAGCCAGCCGCGCGACGCCTGGACCTTCGAACTCGACCTGCGCCCGTGGATCGAGCGCTGGTGA
- a CDS encoding 2-hydroxychromene-2-carboxylate isomerase, with product MSKSVEFYFDFGSPTSYLAFTQLPGICAEAGAELVYRPVLLGGVFQATGNASPIAIPAKGRYTLIDMQRFARRYGVPMKMNPFFPINTLQLMRAATGVQMRQPERFAALLDCVFKGMWVDALNLGDPAVLGRVLAEAGFDPQALLALTADQEVKDALKANTEAAIKRGMFGAPTMFVGNEMFFGQDRLDFVREALA from the coding sequence ATGAGCAAAAGCGTCGAGTTCTACTTCGACTTCGGCAGCCCGACTTCCTACCTGGCCTTCACCCAGTTGCCTGGCATCTGCGCCGAAGCCGGCGCTGAACTGGTCTACCGCCCGGTGCTGCTGGGCGGCGTGTTCCAGGCCACCGGCAACGCCTCGCCCATCGCCATCCCGGCCAAGGGTCGCTACACCCTGATCGACATGCAGCGCTTCGCCCGCCGCTACGGCGTGCCGATGAAGATGAACCCGTTCTTCCCGATCAATACGCTGCAGCTGATGCGCGCCGCCACCGGCGTGCAGATGCGCCAGCCGGAGCGCTTCGCGGCGCTGCTCGACTGCGTGTTCAAGGGCATGTGGGTGGACGCGCTGAACCTGGGCGACCCGGCCGTGCTCGGCCGGGTGCTCGCCGAGGCGGGCTTCGATCCGCAGGCATTGCTGGCGCTGACGGCGGATCAGGAAGTGAAGGACGCGCTCAAGGCCAACACCGAGGCAGCCATCAAGCGCGGCATGTTCGGTGCGCCGACCATGTTCGTCGGCAACGAGATGTTCTTCGGCCAGGACCGCCTGGACTTCGTCCGCGAGGCCCTGGCCTGA
- a CDS encoding DUF962 domain-containing protein, producing MKTLVDHLAQYAAYHRDRRNILSHFIGIPMIVLSIAVLLSRPGVEIGGLLLAPATLLALASAVFYLRLDLRFGLLMSALLALSLWVGADLAAGSTASWLGWGLGLFLVGWVIQFVGHWYEGRKPAFVDDLMGLVVGPLFVAAEAAFLLGLRDEVRQAVEERAGPTCIRERKPARAH from the coding sequence ATGAAAACGCTCGTCGATCACCTTGCCCAGTACGCCGCCTACCACCGCGACCGTCGCAACATCCTCAGCCATTTCATCGGCATCCCGATGATCGTCCTGTCCATCGCCGTGCTGCTGTCGCGTCCGGGTGTGGAGATCGGCGGCCTGCTGCTGGCGCCAGCGACTCTGCTTGCCCTGGCCTCGGCGGTGTTCTACCTGCGCCTGGACCTGCGCTTCGGCCTGCTGATGAGCGCGCTGCTGGCGCTGAGCCTGTGGGTTGGTGCGGATCTGGCCGCAGGCAGCACCGCCAGCTGGCTGGGCTGGGGCCTGGGGCTGTTCCTGGTGGGCTGGGTGATCCAGTTCGTCGGCCACTGGTACGAAGGGCGCAAGCCGGCCTTCGTCGATGACCTGATGGGCCTGGTCGTCGGCCCGCTGTTCGTCGCCGCCGAGGCGGCCTTCCTGCTCGGCCTGCGCGACGAAGTGCGCCAGGCCGTCGAGGAACGCGCCGGGCCGACCTGCATCCGCGAACGCAAGCCGGCCCGCGCTCACTGA
- a CDS encoding Crp/Fnr family transcriptional regulator: protein MSDTSACLQRIASGRWFQGLPEELREALGRAALVRQLPAGQRLFARGDAPCGLYCVVEGQMRIGAVGASGKEALLALVEAPNWFGEICLFDGQPRTHDAYAEGPTILLQVPMPALRALLDRHPEYWRDFALLMSHKLRMTFAVLEELALLPAATRLARRLLMLAESYGETGASQRELHLPQEQLAAMLGLSRQTTNHILKDLESRGLLRLSYGGIEILDHPGLRRAAQAEA, encoded by the coding sequence ATGAGCGACACCTCCGCCTGCCTGCAACGCATCGCCTCCGGCCGCTGGTTCCAGGGCCTGCCCGAGGAACTGCGCGAAGCCCTCGGGCGAGCCGCCCTGGTCCGCCAGTTGCCGGCGGGCCAGCGGCTCTTCGCCCGCGGCGACGCGCCCTGCGGCCTGTACTGCGTGGTCGAGGGGCAGATGCGCATAGGCGCGGTCGGTGCCAGCGGCAAGGAGGCGTTGCTGGCCCTGGTCGAGGCGCCCAACTGGTTCGGCGAGATCTGCCTGTTCGACGGCCAGCCGCGCACCCACGACGCCTACGCCGAAGGCCCGACGATCCTCCTGCAGGTGCCCATGCCGGCGTTGCGCGCTCTGCTCGACCGGCACCCCGAGTACTGGCGCGACTTCGCCTTGCTGATGAGCCACAAGCTGCGCATGACCTTCGCCGTGCTCGAGGAACTGGCCCTGCTGCCCGCCGCGACACGCCTGGCGCGGCGCCTGCTGATGCTGGCGGAGAGCTACGGCGAGACCGGCGCCAGCCAGCGCGAACTGCACCTGCCGCAGGAGCAGCTCGCGGCCATGCTCGGCCTGTCGCGGCAAACCACCAACCACATCCTCAAGGACCTCGAGTCGCGCGGCCTGCTGCGCCTGAGCTACGGCGGCATCGAGATTCTCGACCACCCAGGCTTGCGCCGCGCCGCCCAGGCAGAAGCATGA
- a CDS encoding magnesium transporter CorA family protein, which yields MITYYSLAGDRLEPHRGDLQGGMPAGTLWIDLLHPTQEEEALLESIIGVNVPTREEMAEIEDSSRFYESNGALYMTTAVVSGIREHRPSTAEITCVLTAKWLVTVRYAELLPFRTFEARVQRGGCKGTADLLFVELLDSVVDRIADVLEEVQAQLDTLSRDIFTEHNGELPKSRLPKTDLQQIVKHLGRSNSLLSKLNGSLLSVGRPVAYFRQGSNAWVSEDARLGMKSVERDVRSLSEYLTKMSGEITFLLDATLGLINIEQNSIIKVFSIAAVLFLPPTLVGTVYGMNFQHMPELAWAAGYPMALVAMVISAILPYLWFKYKGWL from the coding sequence ATGATCACCTATTACTCGCTTGCAGGCGACCGCCTGGAGCCCCACCGGGGCGACCTGCAAGGCGGCATGCCGGCCGGCACGCTGTGGATCGACCTGCTGCACCCGACCCAGGAGGAAGAGGCGCTGCTCGAGTCGATCATCGGGGTCAACGTGCCGACCCGCGAGGAGATGGCGGAGATCGAGGACTCCTCGCGCTTCTACGAAAGCAACGGCGCGCTCTACATGACCACGGCTGTGGTGAGCGGCATTCGCGAGCATCGCCCCAGCACCGCCGAGATCACCTGCGTGTTGACTGCGAAGTGGCTCGTGACCGTGCGCTATGCCGAGCTGCTGCCATTCCGCACCTTCGAAGCGCGGGTGCAGCGCGGTGGCTGCAAAGGGACTGCCGACCTGCTGTTCGTCGAATTGCTGGATAGCGTGGTGGACCGAATCGCCGATGTCCTGGAAGAGGTGCAGGCACAGCTGGATACGCTGTCCCGCGACATCTTCACCGAGCACAATGGCGAGCTGCCGAAGAGCCGCCTGCCGAAGACCGACCTGCAGCAGATCGTCAAGCACCTGGGGCGCAGCAACTCGCTGCTGTCCAAGCTCAACGGCAGCTTGCTCAGCGTTGGTCGGCCCGTTGCCTATTTCCGCCAGGGAAGCAATGCCTGGGTCAGCGAGGACGCCCGGCTGGGAATGAAGTCGGTGGAGCGCGACGTGCGCTCGCTCAGCGAGTACCTGACGAAGATGTCCGGCGAGATCACCTTCCTGCTCGATGCCACGCTCGGCCTGATCAACATCGAGCAGAACAGCATCATCAAGGTGTTCTCCATCGCTGCCGTGCTGTTCCTGCCGCCGACGCTGGTGGGCACTGTGTACGGCATGAACTTCCAGCACATGCCCGAGCTGGCCTGGGCGGCCGGCTACCCCATGGCGCTGGTGGCCATGGTGATTTCGGCGATCCTGCCGTACCTCTGGTTCAAGTACAAAGGCTGGCTGTGA
- a CDS encoding TIGR02647 family protein produces MAFTHELVAELELLCLYDLENTQAGLKIHHDAEPAAIDAARRLHAKGLLDQADGGYLTSLGLDAAEHAQVLLGILRS; encoded by the coding sequence ATGGCCTTTACCCATGAACTGGTAGCGGAACTCGAACTGCTGTGCCTGTACGACCTGGAGAACACCCAGGCCGGTTTGAAGATCCACCATGACGCCGAACCGGCGGCCATCGACGCGGCGCGCCGGCTACATGCCAAGGGCCTGCTCGACCAGGCCGACGGTGGCTACCTGACCAGCCTCGGGCTGGATGCCGCCGAACACGCCCAGGTGCTGCTGGGCATCCTCCGCTCCTGA